Proteins encoded in a region of the Zea mays cultivar B73 chromosome 2, Zm-B73-REFERENCE-NAM-5.0, whole genome shotgun sequence genome:
- the LOC118476430 gene encoding uncharacterized protein, translating into MYYPLGSLAFTAYGLVFIPIQVCSAAIDFFTLACARSWLSLRSSMAAAVELPCALVASPCPSPSPSSSHAPGSSHGTPSSSVLLSAQDPLPWRAAGAVPCASVALPSAQIPSDRAPLLCCREQPRPALLLSPLPRSSCVRAVPARRAVICPAHRAPCSLCAAPQVRCPAVLASFSSARPACSLPVSMASCFLRAFLGARLPLLGLRHPCSELPDAEPISQSMAARSCLCFVRAPCFSAGAQSSLLVLSSKLLDTRAQLTFLCRAPTLPNAPLSSSVERRGACALGSVQFAYCSPLRRARRVLLFLRVLPRSSLFSSPSSRLSSSC; encoded by the coding sequence ATGTACTATCCGCTAGGATCTTTAGCGTTCACCGCTTATGGTCTTGTATTTATCCCGATACAAGTCTGTTCGGCAGCCATAGATTTTTTCACGCTTGCCTGCGCTCGCTCGTGGCTGTCGCTCCGCTCATCTATGGCGGCTGCCGTCGAGCTCCCTTGCGCGCTGGTCGCCTCTCCCTGCCCCAGTCCGTCTCCAAGCTCCAGCCACGCCCCTGGTTCTAGCCATGGCACTCCTTCAAGCTCGGTTCTTCTCTCTGCGCAGGATCCTCTCCCATGGCGAGCTGCTGGCGCTGTTCCCTGTGCGTCCGTCGCTCTGCCCTCTGCTCAGATTCCATCGGACCGCGCCCCTCTGCTCTGTTGCCGCGAGCAGCCGCGCCCAGCTCTACTCCTCTCTCCCTTGCCACGGAGCTCCTGTGTGCGCGCTGTTCCTGCTCGCCGAGCGGTTATTTGCCCTGCGCACCGTGCTCCCTGCTCTCTCTGTGCGGCTCCCCAAGTCCGGTGCCCAGCTGTGCTCGCGAGTTTCTCCTCCGCGCGTCCTGCTTGCTCTCTGCCTGTTTCCATGGCGTCCTGTTTTCTGCGCGCGTTTCTCGGCGCCCGACTTCCTCTGCTCGGACTGCGGCATCCCTGCTCGGAGCTCCCTGATGCCGAGCCCATCTCCCAGTCCATGGCCGCGCGCAGCTGCTTGTGCTTTGTGCGCGCGCCGTGCTTCTCTGCCGGTGCCCAATCCTCCCTGCTCGTGCTGTCGTCGAAGCTTTTGGATACGCGCGCCCAGCTGACCTTCCTGTGTCGCGCCCCGACTTTGCCCAACGCCCCGTTGAGCTCCTCTGTCGAGCGCCGTGGAGCCTGCGCGCTCGGTTCTGTCCAGTTCGCGTACTGCTCGCCTTTGCGTCGCGCGCGTAGGGTTCTGTTGTTCCTGCGCGTGCTGCCGCGAAGCTCCCTGttcagttcgccttcgtcgcgttTGTCGTCGAGTTGTTGA
- the LOC103647974 gene encoding uncharacterized protein, with the protein MALLQARFFSLRRILSHGELLALFPLRPSLCPLLRFHRTAPLCSVAASSRAQLYSSLPCHGAPVCALFLLAERLFALRTVLPALSVRLPKSGAQLCSRVSPPRVLLALCLFPWRPVFCARFSAPDFLCSDCGIPARSSLMPSPSPSPWPRAAACALCARRASLPVPNPPCSCCRRSFWIRAPS; encoded by the coding sequence ATGGCACTCCTTCAAGCTCGGTTCTTCTCTCTGCGCAGGATCCTCTCCCATGGCGAGCTGCTGGCGCTGTTCCCTCTGCGTCCGTCGCTCTGCCCTCTGCTCAGATTCCATCGGACCGCGCCCCTCTGCTCTGTTGCCGCGAGCAGCCGCGCCCAGCTCTACTCCTCTCTCCCTTGCCACGGAGCTCCTGTGTGCGCGCTGTTCCTGCTCGCCGAGCGGTTATTTGCCCTGCGCACCGTGCTCCCTGCTCTCTCTGTGCGGCTCCCCAAGTCCGGTGCCCAGCTGTGCTCGCGAGTTTCTCCTCCGCGCGTCCTGCTTGCTCTCTGCCTGTTTCCATGGCGTCCTGTTTTCTGCGCGCGTTTCTCGGCGCCCGACTTCCTCTGCTCGGACTGCGGCATCCCTGCTCGGAGCTCCCTGATGCCGAGCCCATCTCCCAGTCCATGGCCGCGCGCAGCTGCTTGTGCTTTGTGCGCGCGCCGTGCTTCTCTGCCGGTGCCCAATCCTCCCTGCTCGTGCTGTCGTCGAAGCTTTTGGATACGCGCGCCCAGCTGA